A genomic stretch from Perognathus longimembris pacificus isolate PPM17 chromosome 5, ASM2315922v1, whole genome shotgun sequence includes:
- the Son gene encoding protein SON isoform X6, producing the protein MAADIEQVFRSFVVSKFREIQQELSSGRSEGQLNGETNTPIEGNQAGDAAASARSLPNEEIVQKIEEVLSGVLDTELRYKPDLKETSRKSRCVSVQTDPTDEIPTKKSKKHKKHKNKKKKKKKEKEKKYKRQPEDPESKPKSHHDGSIDLESDSFFKFDSEPSAMALEHPVRAFGPPETNDSPEVMLEPPVVPMELPEPHTLETLKQVTKPAELSVGSASVSLEQSVSVTQEPSVTKILDSFETAPVPATTVVLKSSEPVETMSMEYQMQSSLRSSESRSPEPSKTMLVEPPVAKETLVAAEIATEVYPEPSTSMTMDFPESSAAEVQRLPEQPVEVPMEIADSSETRLQESQELLKTTTLELPESSVASVLEMQGPPSTSVPEMQGPSVTPVLELLGPSATPVPELSGPLPTPVSELPGPPATAVPELLGPSATAVPQLSQELPGPPASPLGMEPPQEVPEPPVMAQELPSLPAVSATVELPGQPAVTVAMELTDQPVTTTVYQHQHAMRMAAVEHHGHPEVTTATGLLGQPEAAMVLELPAQPVATTALELSGQSSVTGVPELSGLPSATRALELSGQSVATGALELSGQLMAAGALEFSGQSGAAGALELLGQPLATGVLELPGQPGAPELPGQPVATVALEISVQSVVTTSELSTMTVSQSLEVPSTTALESYNTVAQELPTTLVGETSVTVGVDPLMAQESHMLASNTMETHMLASNTMDSQMLASNTMDSQMLASTTMDSQMLASSSMDSQMLASSSMDSQMLASSSMDSQMLATSSMDSQMLATSSMDSQMLATSSMDSQMLATSSMDSQMLATSSMDSQMLATSTMDSQMLATSTMDSQMLATSSMDSQMLASGTMDSQMLASGTMDAQMLASGTMDAQMLASSTQDSAMMDSKSPDPYRLAQDPYRLAQDPYRLGHDPYRLGHDAYRLGQDPYRLGHDPYRLTPDPYRMSPRPYRIAPRSYRIAPRPYRLAPRPLMLASRRSMMMSYAAERSMMSSYERSMMSYERSMMSPMAERSMMSAYERSMMSAYERSMMSPMAERSMMSAYERSMMSAYERSMMSPMADRSMMSMSGDRSMMSSYSAADRSMMSSYSAADRSMMSSYTDRSMMSMAADSYTDSYTDTYTEAYMVPPLPPEEPPTMPPLPPEEPPMTPPLPPEEPPEGPALPTEQTVLTGENTWPTEVPALPPEESVPQPEHPMNQSEISEPSAVPANYSVSGSESSVLASETIVTVPETQEPESAGMSTPVESAVVAEHEVVPERPVACMLPETPMSAESTMLTSDPSIISDRAEAFESMRASGHVASEASVSLLEPTVTIPEQTVGAVELPAMAVPEPPAVPPPEPPAVPPPEPPAMAPPEPPAVALPEPPVVAFPEPLAVAFPEPPVVAVPEPPALAVPEPPAVPELLAVAVPEPPAVAFPEPPAVTFPEPPAVAVPEPPATAVLEAPAVAALEIPAVAESEHVTVPMSVVSALEPTVPVLETAVSVHQPAVIVSEPCVSAQESTVTISEPAVSDLGQTQITEMALEPTPMIVEPSVMSSHVMKGIALLSSDQNLTSEVGMQQIPLHSGEVPHVEGHLSDSYESGHVLNTDLNNHLINKDMEHSTVSATGTDPIGETGEEKILPISETQQCTVLDTFPGVSETEVGGTLSSADPLALEACKGIEFATASAPDAVNKYDVEVSLTTQDTEHDMVISTSPSGGSEADIEGPLPAKDIHLDLPSNNLVSKDIEEPLPVKESDQTSVALSPQSHGEDKEITLPTKEILSDSGFPASIDEINEADLVRPLLPKDMERLTNLRAGIEGPLLASEVERDKIAASPIVVSVPERASESSSEEKDDYEIFVKVKDTHEKSKKNKNRDKGEKEKKRDSSLRSRSKRSKSSEHKSRKRTSESRSRARKRSSKSKSHRSQTRSRSRSRRRRRSSRSRSKSRGRRSVSKEKRKRSPKHRSKSRERKRKRSSSRDNRKTTRARSRTPSRRSRSHTPSRRRRSRSVGRRRSFSISPSRRSRTPSRRSRTPSRRSRTPSRRSRTPSRRSRTPSRRSRTPSRRRRSRSVVRRRSFSISPVRLRRSRTPLRRRFSRSPIRRKRSRSSERGRSPKRLTDLDKAQLLEIAKANAAAMCAKAGVPLPPNLKPAPPPTIEEKVAKKSGGATIEELTEKCKQIAQSKEDDDVIVNKPHVSDEEEEEPPFYHHPFKLSEPKPIFFNLNIAAAKPTPPKSQVTLTKEFPVSSGSQHRKKEADSVYGEWVPVEKNGEENKDDDNVFSSNLPSEPVDISTAMSERALAQKRLSENAFDLEAMSMLNRAQERIDAWAQLNSIPGQFTGSTGVQVLTQEQLANTGAQAWIKKDGH; encoded by the exons ATGGCGGCCGACATCGAGCAGGTTTTTAGGTCTTTCGTGGTCAGTAAATTCCGGGAAATTCAACAAGAGCTTTCCAG TGGAAGGAGTGAAGGCCAGCTGAATGGTGAAACAAATACACCTATTGAAGGAAACCAGGCAGGTGATGCAGCTGCCTCTGCCAGGAGCCTACCAAATGAAGAAATAGTGCAGAAGATAGAGGAAGTACTTTCTGGAGTCTTAGATACAGAACTACGATATAAGCCAG ACTTGAAAGAGACCTCCAGAAAAAGTAGATGTGTATCTGTACAAACAGATCCTACTGATGAGATtcccacaaaaaaatcaaagaagcataaaaagcacaaaaacaaaaagaagaaaaagaagaaagaaaaggaaaaaaaatataaaagacagcCAGAAGACCCCGAGTCAAAGCCGAAATCTCATCATGATGGGAGCATAGATTTAGAATCTGATTCCTTTTTCAAGTTTGATTCTGAACCTTCAGCGATGGCACTGGAACATCCTGTAAGAGCATTTGGCCCACCTGAGACCAATGATTCCCCTGAAGTTATGCTAGAACCTCCAGTAGTACCAATGGAGTTACCAGAGCCACACACCTTAGAAACTCTGAAGCAAGTTACAAAACCTGCAGAGCTGTCAGTTGGATCTGCATCAGTAAGCTTAGAGCAGTCTGTGTCAGTAACACAGGAACCATCTGTGACAAAGATTCTGGATTCCTTTGAAACAGCACCAGTGCCTGCTACAACAGTAGTGCTGAAGTCATCTGAGCCAGTAGAAACAATGTCAATGGAATATCAGATGCAATCTTCACTGAGATCTTCGGAGAGCAGATCTCCAGAGCCATCAAAGACCATGTTGGTAGAGCCTCCTGTAGCAAAAGAAACCCTTGTAGCAGCAGAGATAGCTACTGAGGTTTATCCTGAACCAAGCACATCAATGACAATGGATTTTCCAGAGTCATCTGCAGCTGAAGTGCAGAGATTGCCAGAGCAGCCTGTAGAAGTACCAATGGAGATCGCAGATTCATCTGAGACAAGACTACAGGAGTCGCAGGAGCTGCTTAAGACCACAACGTTGGAGCTGCCGGAGTCGTCGGTGGCCTCAGTGCTGGAGATGCAGGGGCCACCTTCGACCTCCGTGCCGGAGATGCAAGGGCCCTCTGTGACTCCAGTGCTGGAGTTACTTGGGCCCTCTGCTACCCCGGTGCCAGAGTTATCAGGGCCCCTTCCTACCCCAGTGTCCGAGTTGCCAGGGCCCCCTGCTACAGCAGTGCCTGAGTTGCTGGGGCCCTCTGCGACAGCAGTGCCACAGTTGTCGCAGGAATTGCCAGGGCCCCCAGCATCACCTTTGGGGATGGAGCCACCACAGGAGGTTCCAGAGCCACCTGTGATGGCACAGGAGTTGCCAAGCCTGCCTGCAGTGTCAGCAACAGTAGAGTTGCCAGGGCAGCCTGCGGTAACAGTAGCAATGGAGTTGACCGATCAACCTGTGACGACAACGGTGTACCAGCACCAGCACGCTATGAGGATGGCAGCGGTGGAACATCATGGGCATCCTGAGGTGACAACGGCTACAGGGTTGCTGGGGCAGCCAGAGGCAGCGATGGTGCTGGAGTTGCCTGCACAGCCAGTGGCAACAACAGCGCTGGAGTTGTCTGGGCAGTCTTCAGTGACTGGGGTGCCAGAGTTGTCAGGGCTGCCTTCGGCAACTAGGGCACTGGAGTTGTCCGGGCAGTCTGTGGCAACTGGGGCACTGGAGTTGTCTGGGCAGCTTATGGCAGCTGGGGCACTGGAGTTCTCGGGGCAGTCTGGGGCAGCTGGAGCACTGGAGCTTTTGGGGCAGCCTCTAGCAACAGGGGTGCTGGAGTTGCCTGGGCAGCCTGGGGCGCCAGAGTTGCCTGGGCAGCCTGTGGCAACTGTGGCGCTGGAGATCTCTGTTCAGTCTGTGGTGACAACATCGGAGCTGTCAACGATGACCGTGTCGCAGTCCCTGGAGGTGCCCTCGACGACAGCGCTGGAATCCTATAATACGGTAGCACAGGAGCTGCCTACTACATTAGTGGGGGAGACTTCTGTAACAGTAGGCGTGGATCCCTTGATGGCCCAAGAATCCCATATGTTAGCTTCTAACACCATGGAGACCCATATGTTAGCCTCCAACACCATGGATTCCCAAATGCTAGCCTCCAACACCATGGACTCCCAGATGCTAGCATCCACCACCATGGATTCCCAGATGTTAGCCTCTAGCTCCATGGACTCCCAGATGTTAGCCTCTAGCTCCATGGActctcagatgttagcctctaGCTCCATGGACTCCCAGATGTTAGCCACCAGTTCCATGGACTCCCAGATGTTAGCCACTAGCTCCATGGACTCCCAGATGTTAGCCACCAGCTCCATGGACTCTCAGATGTTAGCCACCAGCTCCATGGACTCCCAGATGCTAGCCACCAGCTCCATGGACTCGCagatgttagccaccagcaccatggACTCCCagatgttagccaccagcaccatggACTCCCAGATGTTAGCAACTAGTTCTATGGATTCCCAGATGTTAGCATCTGGAACTATGGATTCTCAAATGTTAGCTTCTGGCACCATGGATGCTCAGATGTTAGCATCTGGTACTATGGATGCTCAGATGTTAGCATCTAGCACTCAAGATTCTGCTATGATGGATTCAAAATCTCCTGATCCCTATagattagctcaggatccttaCAGGTTGGCTCAGGATCCCTATAGGCTGGGTCATGACCCCTATAGATTAGGTCATGATGCTTACAGGTTAGGACAAGATCCCTATAGATTAGGGCATGATCCCTACAGACTAACTCCTGATCCCTATAGGATGTCGCCTAGACCCTAtagaatagcacccaggtcctataggatagcacctaggccatATAGGTTAGCACCTAGACCCCTAATGTTGGCATCTAGACGGTCCATGATGATGTCCTATGCTGCAGAACGTTCCATGATGTCATCTTACGAACGCTCTATGATGTCTTATGAGCGGTCTATGATGTCCCCTATGGCTGAGCGCTCTATGATGTCAGCCTATGAGCGCTCTATGATGTCAGCCTATGAGCGCTCTATGATGTCTCCTATGGCTGAACGCTCTATGATGTCAGCCTATGAACGCTCCATGATGTCAGCTTACGAACGCTCCATGATGTCCCCTATGGCTGATCGATCTATGATGTCCATGAGTGGTGACCGGTCTATGATGTCATCATACTCTGCTGCTGACCGGTCTATGATGTCATCGTACTCTGCAGCTGACCGATCTATGATGTCATCCTACACTGATCGTTCAATGATGTCCATGGCAGCTGATTCTTACACTGATTCTTACACTGACACATATACGGAGGCATATATGGTGCCACCTTTGCCTCCTGAAGAGCCTCCAACAATGCCACCTTTGCCACCTGAGGAACCACCAATGACACCACCACTGCCTCCTGAAGAACCCCCAGAGGGTCCAGCATTGCCTACTGAGCAGACAGTGTTAACAGGTGAAAATACTTGGCCCACAGAGGTCCCAGCATTACCTCCTGAAGAGTCTGTACCACAACCTGAGCATCCAATGAATCAAAGTGAGATTTCAGAACCTTCAGCAGTACCTGCTAATTATTCAGTGTCTGGATCAGAGTCATCAGTGTTAGCATCCGAGACCATTGTGACAGTACCAGAAACACAAGAGCCAGAGTCTGCTGGTATGTCAACACCTGTTGAGTCTGCTGTAGTAGCTGAACATGAAGTGGTTCCAGAGAGACCAGTGGCTTGTATGCTGCCTGAAACTCCTATGTCGGCTGAATCAACCATGCTAACATCAGATCCATCTATTATATCAGATAGAGCAGAAGCATTTGAGTCCATGAGAGCTTCAGGACATGTTGCCTCAGAAGCATCTGTGTCCCTGCTGGAGCCCACAGTAACTATTCCAGAGCAAACAGTGGGTGCTGTGGAGCTGCCAGCCATGGCTGTcccagagcctcctgctgtgccacccccagagcctcctgctgtgcCCCCCCCAGAGCCTCCTGCTATGGCCCCcccagagcctcctgctgtggCCCTCCCAGAGCCTCCTGTTGTGGCTTTCCCAGAGCCTCTTGCTGTGGCTTTCCCAGAGCCTCCTGTTGTGGCTGTCCCAGAGCCTCCTGCTTTGGCTGTCCCAGAGCCTCCTGCTGTTCCAGAGCTTCTTGCTGTGGCTGTtccagagcctcctgctgtggCCTTtccagagcctcctgctgtgACCTTtccagagcctcctgctgtggCTGTTCCAGAGCCTCCTGCCACTGCTGTCCTGGAAGCTCCTGCTGTGGCCGCCCTGGAGATTCCAGCTGTGGCTGAGTCAGAGCATGTTACTGTTCCTATGTCAGTTGTTTCTGCCCTGGAGCCGACTGTGCCTGTCTTGGAAACAGCAGTATCAGTCCATCAGCCTGCTGTGATTGTTTCAGAACCATGTGTTTCTGCCCAGGAATCTACTGTGACAATTTCAGAGCCTGCTGTCTCTGACTTAGGGCAGACACAAATAACTGAGATGGCTTTAGAGCCTACACCAATGATAGTTGAGCCTAGTGTTATGTCATCACATGTTATGAAAGGGATAGCTTTACTATCCAGTGATCAAAATCTTACTTCAGAGGTTGGTATGCAGCAGATTCCATTGCATTCAGGTGAAGTGCCACATGTTGAAGGACACCTGAGTGACTCTTACGAAAGTGGACATGTTCTAAATACAGACCTTAATAACCATCTAATTAATAAAGATATGGAACATAGTACAGTGTCTGCTACTGGCACCGATCCTATTGGTGAAACTGGTGAAGAGAAAATTTTGCCCATCAGTGAGACTCAACAATGCACAGTATTGGATACCTTTCCCGGTGTTAGTGAAACTGAAGTAGGAGGAACTCTGTCTTCTGCAGATCCCCTGGCTTTGGAAGCTTGTAAAGGTATTGAGTTTGCCACAGCATCTGCTCCTGATGCAGTTAATAAATATGATGTTGAAGTATCTTTAACTACTCAAGATACTGAACATGATATGGTAATTTCCACCAGCCCCAGTGGTGGTAGTGAAGCTGACATAGAGGGACCTTTGCCTGCTAAAGACATTCATCTTGACTTACCATCTAATAATCTTGTTAGTAAGGATATAGAAGAGCCATTACCTGTTAAAGAGAGTGACCAAACATCAGTTGCTCTCAGCCCTCAAAGTCATggagaagataaagaaataaCTCTCCCTACTAAAGAAATACTGTCTGATTCGGGATTTCCTGCAAGTATTGATGAAATTAATGAAGCAGACCTGGTGAGACCATTACTTCCTAAGGACATGGAACGTCTTACAAACCTTAGAGCTGGTATTGAAGGACCTTTGCTTGCAAGTGAAGTTGAACGTGACAAAATAGCTGCCAGTCCAATTGTAGTAAGTGTTCCTGAAAGAGCTTCAGAGTCATCTTCAGAGGAAAAAGATGATTATGAAATTTTTGTGAAAGTTAAGGACACacatgaaaaaagcaagaaaaataagaacCGTGACAaaggtgagaaagaaaagaaaagagattcttCGTTGAGATCTCGAAGTAAGCGGTCCAAGTCTTCTGAGCACAAGTCCCGCAAGCGTACCAGTGAGTCTCGTTCCAGGGCAAGGAAACGATCATCTAAGTCCAAGTCTCATCGCTCTCAAACACGGTCACGTTCGCGTTCAAGACGCCGGAGGAGGAGCAGTAGGTCAAGATCAAAGTCTAGAGGAAGGCGTTCTGTATCAAAAGAGAAGCGCAAAAGATCTCCAAAGCACAGATCCAAatctagggaaagaaaaaggaaaagatcaaGTTCCAGAGATAACCGAAAAACTACTAGAGCTCGAAGTCGAACCCCAAGTCGCCGGAGTCGGAGTCACACTCCAAGTCGACGAAGAAGATCTAGGTCTGTTGGTAGAAGAAGGAGTTTCAGCATTTCCCCCAGCCGCAGAAGCCGTACCCCCAGCCGCAGGAGCCGCACCCCCAGCCGCAGGAGCCGCACCCCCAGCCGCAGGAGCCGTACCCCCAGCCGCAGGAGCCGCACTCCCAGCCGCAGGAGCCGCACCCCCAGCCGCAGGAGAAGATCAAGGTCTGTGGTAAGAAGACGAAGCTTCAGTATATCACCAGTCAGATTGAGGCGATCAAGAACACCCTTGAGGAGAAGGTTTAGCAGATCTCCCATTCGCCGGAAAAGATCTAGGTCTTCTGAAAGAGGCAGGTCCCCCAAACGTCTAACAGATTtgg ATAAGGCTCAATTACTTGAAATAGCCAAAGCTAATGCAGCTGCCATGTGTGCTAAGGCTGGTGTTCCTTTACCGCCAAACCTAAAGCCTGCACCTCCACCTACAATAGAAGAGAAAGTTGCAAAAAAGTCGGGAGGAGCTACCATAGAAGAACTAACTGAG aaatgcaaacagaTTGCACAGAGTAAAGAAGATGATGATGTAATAGTGAATAAACCCCATGTTtcggatgaagaagaagaagaacctcCTTTTTATCATCATCCCTTTAA